A single region of the Acidobacteriota bacterium genome encodes:
- a CDS encoding cysteine hydrolase, translated as MAGKKITLVDDRDWPQAGFGFELPIRRKSCALGVIDVQHYALDSEGDLAHTVRAGGSPVFRDFSIQAERMVANIRRLLAVFRELGRPVVYTRHGAFLPGGPDLIVRRRGREEVAHSAGDGSSGHMAVRGDSGHEILDEVAPRRGELVLDKNTSSAFHSSPMDLLLRNMKVQTLVLTGLATDQCVLATAIDAADRGFHVIMAADACAGFDAGSAEAVQILFGRVWGYVMQTEDIIHWLRTGEKPTRTRLPA; from the coding sequence TTGGCTGGAAAGAAGATCACACTCGTCGACGATCGGGACTGGCCTCAGGCGGGGTTCGGTTTCGAACTCCCCATTCGCCGGAAGTCGTGCGCCCTGGGCGTGATCGACGTTCAGCACTACGCTTTGGACAGCGAAGGCGATCTGGCTCACACCGTACGAGCCGGAGGCAGTCCGGTCTTCCGGGATTTCTCGATTCAAGCGGAGCGGATGGTGGCCAACATTCGGAGGCTGCTCGCCGTCTTCAGGGAACTCGGCCGGCCGGTGGTCTACACGCGCCACGGCGCCTTTCTACCGGGCGGCCCCGATCTCATCGTCCGGCGGCGGGGACGCGAGGAGGTGGCGCACTCTGCGGGAGACGGATCGTCGGGACATATGGCGGTCCGCGGCGACTCGGGACATGAGATCCTGGACGAAGTGGCGCCCCGCCGGGGAGAGCTGGTGCTGGACAAGAACACCAGCAGCGCCTTCCACAGCTCTCCCATGGATCTGCTCCTGCGCAACATGAAGGTCCAGACGCTGGTCCTGACCGGCCTGGCGACGGACCAGTGCGTTCTGGCCACGGCCATCGACGCCGCGGACCGGGGATTCCACGTCATCATGGCCGCCGACGCCTGCGCCGGATTCGACGCCGGCAGCGCCGAGGCGGTGCAGATCCTCTTCGGCCGGGTCTGGGGCTACGTCATGCAGACGGAGGACATCATCCACTGGCTGCGAACCGGAGAGAAGCCGACCCGCACCCGCTTGCCGGCGTGA
- a CDS encoding leucine-rich repeat domain-containing protein: MGRHFFVSLSAALLVGLSALAPTAAQESVFPDKNLEAAVRTQVFEKRNTEEPLSKEDATKVYVLKAKGKEIKDLTGLEFCINLGEVDLSDNQIIDIGPVKALENLQSLDLSGNRITDLSPLAELTKLQYLGLSQNQISDVAPLAKLVNLNALYLAGNQIADITSLKDLQKVWSLYLGGNPLRNMGVLGGLRWVSTLDLRGCGISDVSPLKGLKELSMLFLEDNKIADLGPLVEMVREDAEGEKSFAPFLRLYLKGNPLSDSAKDQQLTALQKWGVRINPDN; encoded by the coding sequence ATGGGACGTCACTTTTTCGTCAGCCTGAGTGCTGCGCTGCTGGTGGGCCTTTCGGCTCTGGCGCCCACTGCGGCGCAGGAGAGCGTATTTCCGGACAAGAACCTGGAGGCGGCGGTCCGGACCCAGGTGTTCGAGAAGCGGAACACCGAGGAGCCTCTGAGCAAGGAGGACGCGACCAAGGTCTACGTCCTGAAAGCCAAGGGCAAGGAGATCAAGGATCTCACCGGCCTCGAATTCTGCATCAATCTGGGCGAGGTCGACCTCTCCGACAACCAGATCATCGACATCGGTCCCGTCAAGGCGCTGGAGAACCTGCAGTCCCTGGATCTCTCCGGCAACCGGATCACCGACCTCTCCCCGCTGGCCGAACTCACCAAGCTTCAATATCTGGGCTTGTCACAGAACCAGATCTCCGACGTGGCGCCCCTGGCCAAGCTGGTCAACCTCAACGCCCTCTACCTGGCCGGCAACCAGATTGCCGACATCACGTCCCTGAAGGATCTCCAGAAGGTGTGGTCCCTCTATCTGGGTGGAAATCCCCTCCGGAACATGGGTGTCCTGGGCGGTTTGCGCTGGGTCTCCACCTTGGATCTGCGCGGGTGCGGCATCAGCGACGTCTCGCCGCTCAAGGGCCTGAAGGAATTGAGCATGCTCTTCCTGGAGGACAACAAGATCGCCGACCTCGGCCCCTTGGTGGAGATGGTTCGGGAAGATGCCGAAGGCGAGAAGAGCTTCGCCCCGTTCCTGCGCCTTTACCTGAAGGGGAACCCTCTCAGCGACTCCGCCAAAGACCAGCAGCTGACCGCTTTGCAGAAGTGGGGCGTCCGGATCAATCCGGACAACTGA
- a CDS encoding DUF1592 domain-containing protein, whose protein sequence is MSRPLLSLFLSLVLVFQGMAPLEAAARAKTGDGDAFRDSVLPFLNQNCVGCHNRQMKTGGLELDAFPESGTGPQKPALWKQVREKLVRGEMPPPGQDRPEPKAVEAVLAWIRSLVGDSADAPGNRRPDPGRVTARRLNRAEYDNTIRDLLGVDLKPAADFPADDSGYGFDNIGDVLSLPPILMEKYMAAAERIAEAAIVARPPVEATLVKYLAPREAEMEGFFPAGDYRIDHEFPAAGEYELRVRVVDRRYRPKKDEPPPPMPANGIMAVSFDGNRMKTFEVEPNVYERGTFDVTLDAGARKLELYAHFLSDGMENIPEPVDRDNSYKGERKLFVDNFLLLGPLKARPLPVTESHRRLMTCGDADGGFQPDCARRILERLLRRAYRRPLREGEVDSVLRLVEMACKEGDSFAEAMRVAVRAVLVSPHFLFRIERDPDPTDPDLAHEIDSHELAARLSYFLWSSMPDDELFRLADSSELADAAVLEAQVRRMLADPKARALAENFAGQWLELRNLDEVRPDPDLFPDFDAPLRASMRRETELFFETVLNENLSILEFLDARFSFLNQRLARHYGVEGIAGDHFRRVELDGLQRAGVLTQASILTLSSYPTRTSPVLRGKWLLENILGTPPPDPPPGIPELEAEKVGFEATLREQLEQHRSNPGCASCHIKMDALGFGLENYDPVGAWRTRQGKFPIDSAGTLPGGRSFTNPSELRAILLEDRKDFARCLTEKMLTYALGRGLEEYDRPAVDKILLGLEQDYYRLSRLVLEIANSMPFRMRRGEEER, encoded by the coding sequence ATGAGTCGGCCTCTGCTTTCCCTATTCCTGTCGTTGGTTCTGGTCTTCCAGGGAATGGCGCCGCTGGAAGCGGCGGCGCGGGCCAAAACCGGCGACGGCGACGCCTTTCGGGATTCGGTCCTGCCCTTCTTGAACCAAAACTGCGTCGGTTGTCACAACCGCCAAATGAAGACGGGCGGATTAGAGTTGGACGCCTTTCCCGAGTCCGGTACGGGTCCGCAGAAGCCGGCCCTCTGGAAGCAGGTTCGGGAGAAGCTGGTCCGCGGAGAGATGCCGCCTCCCGGCCAGGACCGGCCCGAGCCCAAGGCCGTCGAGGCGGTGCTGGCGTGGATTCGAAGCCTTGTCGGGGACTCGGCCGATGCTCCCGGTAATCGACGGCCCGACCCGGGGCGCGTCACGGCCCGGCGCCTGAACCGGGCGGAATACGACAACACCATCCGCGATCTGTTGGGCGTCGATCTGAAACCCGCGGCCGACTTTCCGGCGGACGACTCGGGTTACGGCTTCGACAACATCGGAGACGTCCTCTCGCTGCCTCCCATCCTGATGGAGAAGTACATGGCGGCGGCGGAGCGGATCGCCGAAGCGGCCATCGTGGCCCGGCCGCCGGTGGAGGCGACCCTGGTGAAATACCTGGCGCCCCGGGAGGCGGAGATGGAGGGATTCTTCCCGGCCGGGGACTACCGGATCGATCACGAATTTCCGGCCGCAGGCGAATACGAGCTCCGGGTCCGGGTCGTGGACCGCCGCTACCGGCCCAAGAAGGATGAGCCGCCTCCGCCCATGCCGGCGAACGGCATCATGGCGGTCTCCTTCGACGGCAACCGGATGAAGACCTTCGAAGTGGAACCGAACGTCTACGAGCGGGGGACCTTCGACGTCACCCTGGACGCCGGCGCGCGAAAGCTGGAACTGTACGCCCACTTCCTGTCCGACGGCATGGAGAACATCCCCGAGCCCGTGGACCGGGACAACTCCTACAAGGGAGAGCGGAAACTTTTCGTGGACAATTTCCTGCTCCTGGGCCCCCTGAAGGCGCGGCCGCTTCCCGTGACCGAGAGCCACCGCAGGCTCATGACCTGCGGCGACGCGGACGGCGGGTTCCAGCCCGATTGCGCCCGCCGGATCTTGGAACGATTGCTGCGCCGGGCCTACCGGCGACCGTTGCGGGAGGGCGAAGTCGATTCGGTCCTGCGGCTGGTGGAGATGGCCTGCAAGGAGGGCGATTCCTTCGCCGAGGCGATGCGGGTGGCGGTTCGGGCAGTCCTGGTCTCCCCCCACTTCCTGTTCCGGATCGAGCGGGACCCCGATCCCACCGATCCTGATCTGGCCCACGAGATCGACTCCCACGAACTGGCGGCCCGGCTCTCCTATTTCCTCTGGAGCAGCATGCCCGACGACGAGCTGTTCCGCCTGGCCGACAGCTCGGAACTGGCCGACGCGGCGGTCCTGGAGGCTCAGGTGCGCCGCATGCTGGCCGATCCCAAGGCTCGGGCGCTGGCTGAAAATTTCGCCGGGCAATGGCTGGAGCTCCGCAACCTCGACGAGGTCCGTCCCGACCCGGACCTTTTCCCCGACTTCGATGCCCCCTTGCGCGCCTCCATGAGGCGGGAGACGGAACTCTTCTTCGAAACGGTCCTGAACGAGAACCTGAGCATTCTCGAGTTCCTGGATGCCAGGTTCAGCTTTCTCAACCAGCGCCTGGCGCGCCACTACGGGGTCGAAGGCATCGCGGGCGACCACTTCCGGCGGGTCGAGCTCGACGGCCTCCAACGTGCCGGGGTCCTGACCCAGGCGAGCATTCTCACGCTCTCTTCCTACCCCACCCGAACCTCGCCGGTGCTCCGCGGGAAGTGGCTGCTGGAGAACATCCTGGGGACGCCGCCGCCCGACCCTCCTCCCGGGATTCCCGAGCTGGAGGCGGAGAAGGTGGGATTCGAGGCAACGTTGCGGGAACAGTTGGAGCAGCACCGCTCCAACCCCGGATGCGCCTCCTGCCACATCAAGATGGACGCCCTGGGGTTCGGACTGGAAAACTACGACCCGGTGGGCGCCTGGCGAACCCGCCAGGGGAAGTTTCCCATCGACTCGGCCGGAACGCTCCCGGGGGGACGGTCCTTCACCAACCCGTCGGAGCTTCGCGCTATTCTGTTGGAGGACCGGAAGGACTTCGCTCGCTGTCTGACCGAGAAGATGCTAACCTACGCCCTAGGACGGGGACTGGAAGAGTACGACCGGCCCGCCGTCGACAAGATCCTCCTGGGGTTGGAGCAGGACTACTACCGATTGTCCCGTCTGGTGTTGGAAATCGCCAACAGCATGCCGTTCCGGATGAGGCGGGGAGAGGAAGAAAGATGA
- a CDS encoding DUF1552 domain-containing protein, producing the protein MITGKHLHRRTFLRGLGTAVALPMLDAMAPAFASRGSDLVAAPCRLSFAYVPNGIIMDGWTPAAEGARFEIPEILKPLASTRQDWMLLSGLTQNNGRALGDGPGDHARAAASYLTGVHPKKTKGADIKNGISVDQVAAQAIGDRTRFPSLELGVEHGRMAGNCDSGYSCAYSNSIAWRGETSPLPPEVNPRLVFERLFGAADRNTDPAYQAKQRRYRRSILDFVREDTQQLKSHLGPTDRRKLDEYLHAVREIEKRIERAENEVQVAPPSLDRPAGIPIDYAEHVRLMYDLQVLAFQTDMTRIITFMYGMEGSNRTYREIGVTGAHHGLTHHQGNEDKIRDITRINQYHIEQFAYFVDRLRSTPDGDGSLLDHSIIVYGSGLSDGNAHTHNDLPVLVAGHGNGKLHPGRHLRYADETPMTNLYLSILDRVGLQPESLGDSNGRLGELTEL; encoded by the coding sequence ATGATCACCGGGAAACATTTGCACCGAAGGACCTTTCTGCGCGGATTGGGAACCGCCGTCGCGCTGCCCATGCTAGACGCCATGGCGCCGGCGTTCGCCAGCCGGGGCAGTGATCTGGTGGCTGCCCCCTGCCGTCTCAGCTTCGCCTACGTGCCCAACGGCATCATCATGGATGGCTGGACGCCGGCGGCCGAGGGGGCCCGGTTCGAGATTCCGGAGATCCTGAAACCTCTGGCCTCGACCCGCCAGGACTGGATGCTGCTCTCGGGCCTGACTCAGAACAACGGCCGGGCCTTGGGCGACGGACCCGGCGACCATGCCCGGGCGGCGGCCTCGTACCTCACGGGAGTCCATCCCAAGAAGACCAAGGGTGCGGACATCAAGAACGGCATCTCGGTGGACCAGGTGGCGGCTCAAGCCATCGGTGACCGGACCCGGTTCCCCTCTCTGGAACTGGGAGTCGAACACGGCCGCATGGCCGGGAACTGCGACAGCGGCTACAGTTGCGCCTACAGCAACAGCATCGCCTGGCGCGGCGAGACCAGCCCCCTGCCTCCCGAGGTGAACCCGCGGCTGGTCTTCGAACGGCTCTTTGGCGCCGCGGACCGGAACACGGATCCCGCCTACCAGGCCAAGCAGCGCCGCTACCGCAGGAGCATCCTGGATTTCGTGCGGGAAGACACCCAGCAGTTGAAGAGCCACCTGGGGCCCACGGATCGGAGAAAGCTGGACGAGTACCTGCACGCCGTCCGTGAGATCGAGAAGAGAATCGAGCGGGCCGAGAACGAGGTTCAGGTGGCCCCGCCCAGTCTGGACCGGCCGGCGGGGATCCCCATCGACTATGCCGAGCACGTCCGGTTGATGTACGACCTGCAGGTGCTGGCCTTCCAGACCGACATGACCCGCATCATCACGTTCATGTACGGCATGGAGGGAAGCAATCGAACCTACCGGGAAATCGGAGTCACCGGCGCCCACCACGGCTTGACCCACCACCAGGGGAATGAGGACAAGATCCGGGACATCACCAGGATCAACCAGTATCACATCGAGCAGTTCGCCTACTTCGTGGACCGGCTCCGCTCCACGCCGGACGGCGACGGCTCACTGCTGGACCACTCCATCATCGTCTACGGAAGCGGCCTGTCCGACGGCAACGCGCACACGCATAACGATCTGCCGGTGCTGGTGGCCGGGCACGGGAACGGCAAGCTGCATCCGGGCCGGCACCTTCGTTACGCCGACGAGACTCCCATGACCAACCTCTACCTCTCCATACTGGACCGGGTCGGACTCCAACCCGAGTCTCTGGGGGACAGCAATGGAAGGTTGGGGGAGCTGACCGAACTCTGA
- a CDS encoding M66 family metalloprotease, translating into MIHLLLRPGLSPVVAWWLFFVLSSAQTGGPLSEDVRGPADDPIARPAQQPGETVLYFPDYVDGGGWSVQVVLSNVDPDAAAEVRIEVYDPNGQAVRDLFGSELTFEIPSLGSRVWKSAGSGAIRRGWIQVGTDSPSVSGLLTYRDARSGVEVGVKPVELGSQFALFVEDSPSVGAGVAVFKPDDSSRLELRIRDEAGNDPLEGGFVSRGDFHQVANTLPEWFTVQGDDPGFLGDFRGLLFLETEEESPFAPVGLRFGKRTSSLSAVPAIRTQREEPQETDLLFPDYVDGEGWSVQLALSNFDPDAEAEARVEVYDAAGSPVADLFDSDLTLEIPSLGSRVLRSAGSGAIRRGWIQVRTDAAAVSGLLTYRDARSGIEVGVEPVGLGKEFALFVEESGTLGAGLALFKPEAGSGIELRFRDEEGNDPLDGVYVPWRDFHQSAQTLPEWLDVPGVDAESLADFRGLLFLRTGDESGFAPLGLRFGKRTSSLSAVPAIRILDGSGIDGGNAPPPTVTISASPTSIDRGGSTTLTWSSTSGESAEITPDVGEVPTSGTLKVTPNATTTYRIMVTGADGQTASASVTVTVAVSERAALGALFDALGGSGWTRSDNWGTGAPLADWYGVEVDSRGRVIELRMVVSTVDEDGRSQTTGIGLTGKIPPELGALSQLRVLDLRSNQLTGPIPPELGQLSNLKWLYLFGNQLTGPIPPELGQLSNLTRLFLFENQLTGPIPPELGHLSNLTSLYLGNNQLTGPIPPELGRLSNLMWLNLNDNQLTGPIPPELSGLSNLRELYLFNNRLTGSLPAELGGLSNLTRMYLRNNQLTGPIPPSFLNLELDYFDFLDNANTGICAPGTTGFVRWLRGMEQYNGSYCNESDVAVLKFLYRATGGAEWTNSGGWLGDGAASEWHGVSTDSLGWVTGLDLSRNGLSGQVPGRLGELEHLTGLRIDGNPLSGRLPLSLARLSLREFRYGDTELCAPVDESFQVWLNAIPSHDGTGRKCMPLTDREILAALYDATGGPNWMQSNNWLTDSPLGEWFGVVVDGQGRVVGLDLTRNQLTGRVPAELGSLSNLTDLDLSGNRLAGPVPPELGGLSDLTEVSLSGNQLTGPVPPELGGLSNLTDMSLSGNQLTGPVPPELGGLSNLTRLSLSLNRLTGPIPPELGRLSNLTRLYLSNNRLTGPVPTELGRLSRLGILELDGNRLTGPIPRELGALSKLSILRLNDNQLTGPIPPQWGGMEKLFILSLTRNTGLSGALPDRLTELDDLRELQAGGTGLCVPSGDRFQHWLDRIWKWRIRPCFLHSLPRAILTQAVQSREFPVPLVAGEEALLRVFLTASDGYERLPPVRARFYVRGRERHVADIPGTSTPVPAEVDEGSLLSSAHGEVPGEIVQPGLEMVIEIDPERTLGSGAGLTKRIPETGRSAVDVRAMPTFDLTLIPFLWRPAQDRSILEMVEGMAADPEGHEMLWDTRVLLPIGELDVKAHEPVLSSSNNTFSLMIQSQAIRAMEGAGGYYLGLMSGPVTGPSGIADSSGKVSVAIPQGATMAHELGHNLRLSHAPCGGAGNPDRSFPKTDGSIGAWGYDFREGGRLVPPTQPDLMSYCSSRWISDYHFTNALRRQLFTSPSRGRSSLVAAPGMSLLLWGGVDAGGAPFLEPAFVVRAPALLPRSTGEYEIIGQTTDGDELFSLQFRMPEVADGDGSSSFAFVLPVHPGWAHRLAGITLSGPGGSVTLDPDTDRPVTLLRNPGNGQIRAILRGAEAAPSNLDATVSALSLEPGLERWTSRGIPDPEDWTQ; encoded by the coding sequence TTGATCCATCTCCTGCTACGTCCCGGTTTGAGCCCAGTTGTTGCCTGGTGGCTGTTTTTCGTCCTGTCGTCGGCGCAAACGGGTGGCCCACTGTCAGAGGATGTTCGCGGGCCGGCGGACGACCCGATCGCCCGACCGGCGCAGCAGCCGGGGGAGACGGTTCTGTATTTCCCGGATTACGTGGACGGGGGCGGATGGTCGGTACAGGTGGTCCTCAGCAACGTCGACCCGGACGCCGCAGCCGAAGTCCGGATTGAAGTCTACGACCCGAACGGCCAGGCAGTGCGGGATCTGTTCGGCTCGGAATTGACGTTTGAGATCCCGTCCCTGGGCAGTCGGGTCTGGAAGAGTGCCGGCTCAGGGGCCATTCGGCGGGGTTGGATCCAAGTCGGGACCGATTCCCCCTCAGTGAGTGGACTGTTGACCTACCGGGACGCCCGATCGGGGGTCGAAGTCGGCGTGAAACCCGTCGAGTTGGGATCTCAATTCGCGCTGTTCGTGGAGGACTCGCCGAGTGTCGGCGCCGGAGTCGCCGTTTTCAAGCCTGACGACTCGTCCCGCCTCGAGCTTCGCATCCGGGACGAGGCGGGGAACGACCCGTTGGAGGGAGGGTTCGTTTCCAGGGGAGATTTCCACCAGGTCGCGAACACGCTTCCGGAATGGTTCACAGTGCAAGGAGACGATCCGGGATTCCTGGGGGACTTTCGGGGTCTCCTGTTCCTGGAGACCGAAGAGGAATCTCCCTTCGCCCCGGTGGGGCTGCGGTTCGGGAAACGGACCTCGTCGCTCTCGGCGGTGCCGGCAATCCGGACCCAACGTGAAGAACCTCAGGAAACGGATCTGCTCTTCCCCGACTACGTGGATGGAGAGGGATGGTCGGTGCAGTTGGCCCTCAGCAACTTCGACCCGGACGCCGAGGCCGAAGCCCGGGTGGAAGTCTACGACGCGGCTGGCTCGCCGGTCGCGGATCTGTTCGATTCTGATTTGACGCTGGAAATCCCCTCACTGGGCAGTCGAGTCTTGAGAAGCGCCGGCTCCGGGGCGATCCGGCGGGGTTGGATCCAAGTCCGGACCGATGCGGCTGCCGTCAGTGGACTGTTGACCTACCGGGACGCCCGATCAGGGATCGAAGTCGGTGTCGAGCCCGTCGGGTTGGGGAAGGAATTCGCGCTGTTCGTGGAGGAATCGGGGACCCTGGGGGCGGGACTGGCCCTCTTCAAACCGGAGGCGGGGTCCGGGATCGAGTTGAGATTTCGCGACGAGGAGGGGAACGATCCGTTGGACGGAGTGTACGTCCCATGGAGAGATTTTCATCAATCGGCGCAGACGCTCCCGGAATGGCTCGACGTCCCCGGAGTGGATGCGGAATCTCTGGCCGATTTTCGCGGCCTCCTGTTTCTGAGAACCGGGGATGAATCCGGGTTCGCCCCGCTGGGCTTGCGGTTCGGGAAGAGAACCTCGTCGCTCTCGGCAGTGCCGGCGATCCGAATCCTGGACGGGAGCGGGATCGACGGCGGGAATGCTCCCCCGCCGACGGTGACGATCTCGGCCTCTCCCACATCGATCGATCGGGGCGGGAGCACGACGTTGACGTGGTCTTCCACGAGTGGGGAGAGCGCGGAGATCACCCCGGACGTCGGCGAGGTGCCGACTTCGGGCACGCTGAAGGTGACGCCGAACGCCACGACGACCTACCGCATCATGGTGACGGGAGCGGACGGACAGACGGCCTCGGCGTCGGTCACGGTGACGGTGGCCGTTTCCGAGCGGGCGGCGCTGGGAGCGCTGTTCGATGCGCTGGGCGGATCGGGTTGGACACGAAGCGACAACTGGGGGACCGGCGCCCCGCTGGCGGATTGGTACGGGGTCGAGGTCGATAGCCGGGGGCGGGTGATCGAACTGCGGATGGTTGTCTCGACGGTCGATGAAGACGGAAGATCTCAAACAACAGGGATCGGATTGACCGGAAAGATCCCGCCGGAACTGGGCGCGCTCTCCCAGTTGAGAGTCCTGGATCTCAGGAGCAACCAACTGACGGGGCCGATCCCGCCGGAGTTGGGCCAGCTGTCCAATCTGAAGTGGCTGTACCTCTTTGGGAACCAGTTGACCGGGCCGATCCCGCCGGAGTTGGGCCAGCTGTCCAATCTGACGAGGCTGTTCCTCTTTGAGAACCAGTTGACCGGGCCGATCCCGCCGGAGCTGGGCCACCTGTCCAATCTGACGAGCCTGTACCTTGGTAACAACCAATTGACCGGGCCGATCCCGCCGGAATTGGGTCGCCTGTCCAATCTGATGTGGCTGAACCTTAATGACAACCAGTTGACCGGGCCGATCCCGCCGGAATTGAGCGGCCTGTCCAATCTGAGGGAGCTGTACCTATTTAATAACCGGTTGACGGGATCGCTCCCGGCGGAATTGGGCGGCCTGTCCAATCTGACGAGGATGTACCTTCGGAACAACCAGTTGACAGGGCCGATTCCGCCTAGCTTTCTGAATCTGGAACTCGACTATTTTGATTTTCTCGACAATGCAAATACGGGTATCTGCGCCCCCGGCACGACCGGTTTCGTCAGATGGCTGCGGGGGATGGAACAATACAATGGATCGTACTGCAATGAGTCCGACGTGGCCGTGCTCAAATTTCTGTACCGCGCCACCGGCGGTGCGGAGTGGACGAACTCGGGAGGCTGGCTCGGGGACGGCGCGGCGAGCGAATGGCACGGGGTCAGCACCGACTCCCTGGGATGGGTAACGGGACTCGACCTGAGTCGCAACGGACTTTCCGGTCAGGTCCCGGGACGCTTGGGAGAATTGGAGCATCTCACCGGCTTGCGGATCGACGGCAATCCACTCTCCGGACGGTTGCCGCTTTCCCTGGCGCGCCTTTCGCTGCGGGAGTTCCGCTACGGGGACACCGAACTGTGCGCACCGGTGGACGAGTCGTTCCAGGTCTGGCTGAACGCCATTCCGTCACACGACGGCACAGGCCGGAAGTGCATGCCGCTGACGGACCGGGAAATCCTGGCGGCGCTCTACGACGCGACCGGTGGGCCGAACTGGATGCAAAGCAATAACTGGCTGACGGACAGTCCCTTGGGGGAATGGTTTGGTGTCGTTGTCGATGGACAAGGGCGCGTAGTGGGGCTGGACCTCACCAGGAATCAACTGACGGGACGGGTCCCGGCGGAGTTGGGCAGCCTCTCCAATCTGACGGACCTGGACCTTTCTGGGAACCGACTGGCGGGACCGGTTCCGCCGGAGTTGGGCGGCCTGTCCGATCTGACGGAGGTGTCCCTCTCCGGGAACCAGTTGACGGGACCGGTTCCACCAGAGTTGGGCGGCCTGTCCAATCTGACCGACATGTCCCTCTCCGGGAACCAGTTGACGGGACCGGTTCCACCGGAGTTGGGCGGCCTGTCCAATCTGACGAGGTTGTCCCTCAGTCTGAACCGGTTGACGGGGCCGATCCCGCCGGAGTTGGGTCGCCTGTCCAATCTGACAAGGCTTTACCTCAGCAATAACCGGTTGACGGGACCGGTCCCGACGGAACTCGGACGCCTCTCCCGGCTGGGGATACTGGAACTCGACGGGAACCGGCTGACGGGACCGATCCCGCGAGAACTGGGCGCACTCTCCAAGTTGTCGATCCTGCGCCTCAATGACAATCAGTTGACGGGGCCGATCCCGCCGCAATGGGGCGGGATGGAAAAACTGTTCATTCTGTCCCTGACCAGGAACACCGGGTTGTCCGGAGCACTCCCGGACCGCCTGACGGAACTCGATGATCTTCGGGAGCTACAGGCCGGAGGGACAGGTCTTTGTGTCCCTTCCGGCGACAGATTTCAACACTGGCTGGATCGGATATGGAAATGGCGGATCAGACCCTGCTTTCTCCACAGCCTGCCGAGGGCGATTCTGACCCAGGCCGTCCAGTCACGGGAGTTTCCGGTTCCACTCGTTGCCGGCGAAGAGGCCCTGCTGCGGGTGTTCCTGACGGCGTCTGACGGGTACGAACGGCTGCCTCCGGTCCGGGCCCGATTCTACGTCCGAGGCCGGGAGAGACACGTTGCGGACATCCCGGGGACCTCCACTCCGGTTCCGGCGGAAGTCGACGAGGGATCGCTCTTGTCCTCGGCCCACGGCGAAGTTCCGGGAGAGATCGTGCAGCCGGGCCTGGAGATGGTCATCGAGATCGACCCTGAGAGAACTCTGGGATCCGGGGCGGGTCTGACGAAGCGGATTCCGGAGACCGGCCGGTCGGCGGTCGACGTGCGGGCGATGCCCACTTTCGATCTCACGCTGATTCCGTTTCTCTGGCGCCCGGCTCAGGACAGGTCGATCTTGGAGATGGTGGAAGGCATGGCCGCAGACCCCGAGGGCCACGAAATGCTCTGGGACACGCGCGTGCTGCTGCCGATCGGCGAACTCGACGTGAAGGCCCACGAACCGGTGCTGAGTTCCAGCAACAACACCTTTTCGTTGATGATTCAGTCCCAAGCGATCCGGGCCATGGAGGGCGCTGGCGGCTACTACTTGGGGCTGATGTCAGGGCCGGTGACGGGTCCGTCCGGAATAGCTGATTCGAGCGGAAAGGTCAGTGTCGCGATACCTCAAGGAGCTACGATGGCGCACGAACTCGGGCACAACCTGCGTCTTTCCCACGCGCCGTGCGGGGGTGCCGGCAACCCGGACCGTTCGTTTCCAAAAACCGATGGGTCCATCGGCGCCTGGGGGTACGATTTCCGTGAAGGGGGCCGACTGGTGCCGCCAACTCAACCCGATCTGATGTCCTACTGCAGCTCCCGTTGGATCAGCGATTACCATTTCACGAACGCCCTCCGGCGCCAGTTGTTCACCTCCCCCAGCCGTGGCCGGTCGTCCCTGGTCGCCGCCCCGGGGATGTCCCTCCTCTTGTGGGGTGGCGTAGATGCCGGAGGCGCACCGTTCCTGGAACCGGCGTTCGTGGTCCGGGCCCCGGCCTTGCTGCCACGCTCGACCGGGGAGTACGAGATCATCGGACAGACCACTGACGGGGACGAGTTGTTCTCGCTCCAGTTCCGAATGCCGGAAGTAGCCGACGGAGACGGCAGTTCCTCCTTTGCCTTCGTCCTGCCCGTGCACCCCGGATGGGCCCATCGATTGGCCGGCATCACCCTGTCCGGACCCGGTGGCTCAGTCACGTTGGATCCGGACACCGACCGGCCGGTCACCCTTCTGCGCAATCCGGGGAACGGCCAGATTCGGGCCATCCTGCGCGGTGCGGAGGCCGCCCCCTCAAACCTGGACGCGACCGTGTCGGCGCTTTCGTTGGAACCGGGGTTGGAGAGGTGGACCAGCCGCGGAATCCCGGATCCGGAAGACTGGACACAATAG